The following coding sequences are from one Cenarchaeum symbiosum A window:
- a CDS encoding argininosuccinate lyase (COG0165), protein MRCKTSMLYITIQESNLLYRSRLDRDLDKAVLDYVSSISDDGEIIMYDILGSQAHTVMLYETGLIGRRDAGRILSALQGLEKARPGQDGKHEDIHELIESLVIGKAGPASGGRMHTGRSRNDQVALDMRMKIRHDTAAIFGQTAGLVRSMLELASRHTGTVMPLYTHMQQAQAGTFSHYMLAHAGALTRDAGRLCDSFPRVNQSPLGAGAVGGTSLPIDRGMTAQLLGFEGLVENSIDATSSRDFAAEYASVAAILMTNLSRLAEDFVIWSTSEFSFIELPDSLSSPSSVMPQKKNPDIMELTRGKAARAIGNLTGVLAASKGLATGYGRDLQEIKPLLWGSGRMASGALAVAESAVRSVTVNKAAMRKAASRGYLAALDVAEGLVIEGVPFRKAHKITGKLVQSAAAAGKPLDRLPPAEIKKALRGSGVDAAAVARLVRSATVQESLKRRVSRGSPAAAEQSRMIKEAGAAIDALSRRMDIQYGRVSSRLRTLSKKAAELAG, encoded by the coding sequence ATGCGCTGCAAAACGTCGATGCTATATATAACCATTCAAGAGTCCAACCTGTTGTACCGGTCTAGACTGGACAGGGACCTTGACAAGGCGGTCCTGGACTATGTGTCGTCCATCTCGGATGACGGGGAGATCATCATGTATGACATACTGGGCAGCCAGGCCCACACGGTCATGCTGTACGAGACGGGCCTCATCGGGAGGCGCGATGCGGGGAGGATCCTCTCGGCCCTGCAGGGGCTCGAAAAGGCCCGGCCCGGCCAGGACGGGAAACACGAGGACATACACGAGCTCATCGAATCGCTTGTAATCGGCAAGGCCGGCCCCGCCAGCGGGGGCAGGATGCACACGGGCCGGTCCCGGAACGACCAGGTGGCGCTGGACATGAGGATGAAGATACGCCACGATACGGCCGCCATATTCGGCCAGACCGCCGGCCTCGTCAGGTCCATGCTGGAGCTGGCATCACGGCACACGGGGACCGTCATGCCGCTGTACACGCACATGCAGCAGGCGCAGGCGGGGACGTTCTCGCACTATATGCTGGCCCACGCCGGCGCGCTGACCCGCGACGCGGGCAGGCTGTGCGATTCGTTCCCCCGGGTCAACCAGAGCCCGCTGGGGGCGGGGGCGGTCGGTGGCACGAGCCTCCCCATAGACCGCGGCATGACGGCGCAGCTCCTGGGGTTTGAGGGGCTCGTCGAGAACTCGATCGACGCGACGAGCTCGCGCGACTTTGCCGCCGAGTACGCCTCTGTTGCGGCGATACTGATGACCAACCTGAGCCGGCTGGCCGAGGACTTTGTGATATGGTCCACCTCGGAGTTCTCGTTTATCGAGCTGCCGGACTCGCTGTCCTCCCCGTCGAGCGTCATGCCGCAAAAGAAAAACCCCGATATCATGGAGCTGACCCGGGGCAAGGCGGCCCGCGCGATAGGCAACCTGACGGGGGTGCTTGCGGCATCCAAGGGGCTTGCGACAGGGTACGGGCGCGACCTGCAGGAGATCAAGCCGCTCCTTTGGGGCTCGGGCAGGATGGCCTCGGGTGCCCTGGCCGTGGCTGAATCTGCCGTAAGGTCCGTCACGGTAAACAAGGCGGCCATGAGAAAGGCCGCCTCCCGCGGATACCTGGCCGCGCTCGACGTGGCCGAGGGCCTGGTCATCGAGGGCGTGCCGTTTAGAAAGGCGCACAAGATCACGGGGAAGCTGGTGCAGTCGGCTGCTGCGGCGGGAAAGCCGCTCGACAGGCTGCCCCCTGCCGAGATCAAAAAGGCCCTGCGGGGCTCAGGCGTCGATGCGGCGGCAGTTGCGCGCCTGGTCCGGTCGGCAACCGTCCAGGAATCATTAAAGCGGAGGGTCTCGCGGGGCTCGCCTGCCGCGGCAGAGCAGAGCAGGATGATCAAGGAGGCGGGAGCCGCAATCGACGCCCTCTCGCGCAGAATGGACATACAGTACGGCAGGGTGAGCAGCCGGCTTCGGACACTCTCAAAAAAGGCGGCCGAGCTGGCCGGGTGA
- a CDS encoding metal-sulfur cluster biosynthetic enzyme (COG2151) yields the protein MSDDLKLLRVKIFDELSKIVDPEINATITDLELIDEVDIDGSNVKVDLHLTSPFCPAVFGFKICQDVHDNLLTVEGVDDVKVNVSNHFMAEQINNQVNNSPKPAPKA from the coding sequence ATGTCTGACGATCTCAAGCTGTTGCGCGTAAAGATCTTTGACGAGCTGTCCAAGATTGTGGACCCCGAGATCAACGCCACCATAACCGATCTCGAGCTCATCGACGAGGTGGACATAGACGGATCCAACGTCAAGGTGGACCTGCACCTTACCAGCCCGTTCTGTCCCGCGGTCTTTGGCTTCAAGATATGCCAGGACGTCCACGACAACCTCCTCACGGTTGAGGGTGTCGACGACGTCAAGGTCAACGTCTCAAACCACTTTATGGCAGAGCAGATCAACAACCAGGTAAACAACAGTCCCAAGCCCGCCCCAAAGGCATAG
- a CDS encoding succinate dehydrogenase/fumarate reductase iron-sulfur protein (COG0479), with amino-acid sequence MAAVGLAPEGMQAHASPSRSITLRIAKSNPGAGEKREYASFEVPVEKWTTVLDAILDVKKHLDHSVAVRYSCRQATCGSCGMMINGMPKLACFTKVDELQSAVVTVEPMVNFPVIRDLAVSFGSMFESHRKVKPYIMDENGDMGAEPVDGERETLQSPEELEKFIQFSGCIKCGLCNSACPTMTTDSSFTGPQALTQAYRYMADSRDKGADERTKEVDESHGVWRCHFAGSCSKVCPKGVDPAMGIQLLRGYMLGFKK; translated from the coding sequence ATGGCCGCAGTCGGACTCGCCCCGGAGGGCATGCAAGCACACGCCTCCCCGTCAAGGAGCATAACGCTCAGGATAGCAAAGTCCAACCCCGGCGCCGGCGAAAAGCGCGAGTATGCATCATTTGAGGTGCCAGTCGAGAAATGGACCACCGTGCTCGACGCGATACTGGACGTCAAAAAGCACCTCGACCATTCTGTCGCCGTGAGGTATTCGTGCAGGCAGGCCACATGCGGCTCGTGCGGTATGATGATAAACGGCATGCCAAAACTGGCGTGCTTTACCAAGGTAGACGAGCTCCAGTCCGCCGTGGTCACGGTAGAGCCGATGGTCAACTTCCCGGTGATAAGGGATCTCGCCGTGAGCTTTGGCAGCATGTTCGAGAGCCACCGCAAGGTCAAGCCGTACATAATGGACGAGAACGGGGACATGGGCGCGGAGCCGGTAGATGGCGAAAGGGAGACCCTGCAGTCGCCCGAAGAGCTCGAAAAGTTCATCCAGTTTTCAGGGTGCATAAAGTGCGGGCTGTGCAATTCTGCATGCCCCACGATGACGACAGATTCCTCATTTACGGGGCCTCAGGCCCTGACCCAGGCATACCGGTACATGGCGGACAGCCGGGACAAGGGGGCCGACGAGAGGACCAAGGAGGTCGACGAGTCACATGGAGTGTGGCGGTGCCACTTTGCCGGCTCGTGCAGCAAGGTCTGCCCCAAGGGGGTCGATCCGGCCATGGGGATACAGCTGCTGCGCGGCTACATGCTGGGATTCAAAAAATAA